TCCACTCCCCTGCGCGCATCGGCTCATCCCACTTTGTACGCTACATGCTCGTGCCTGCTTAGCAGCCTAGCGATCCATCCCCTCATTCAACAAATGCTACatactctctctctctctctctctctctctatatatatatacatatatatatatatcgttCCATCTATGCGGCGAAGCACCTGCCTTCACACATTTTACATTATTGATGTGTATCCTACAAAATACCTCCTTGCGAATACATACGTACTGGTGTTCATTAAAACCCATCTACAGAAAGGTAGACGTATTTGGGGTCACCAAGTATTCAGATGTATTCATCTACATGCCTGTGCACCCCTACGTGTACACGCGCATAAAAAATAAAGGAGTTTATAATCAAGGAAACACATCGACGTGGACATGTGTGTTGGATGGCATGTCACAGTGTCTACGCGGAAACTGATGGACatcacagagaaacgaaaaaaggcAAATAGAGGCACAGATCACAGAAAACGATAGCTGCGGCGGCTCAGTTACCTTTGTGAGAGTTCTGAAATTCCTAGGTCGCTCACGTGCAGCGGCTTCGCGATATTCGCATCGCCTTTGAAACAAAACGCAGAAAGTTATGGTGTACTGACACACTGTCAATCACGCGCTTACCTCTTCGCCTGCGGCCGTCTTCAGCGCCGTGATGGAGAGACCGTCAGGCAACTTGAGAGGTCCCGCTGCGTGGTTGTGCTCTCCAGGTGGGTGGCCCGCTTTACCGAATTTCCAATCTGGATCGTCTGCGTGACTTAAGCTCTGCTTGAGTTTCGTCGTATCCCCGTCCTTTATACTGAGATCAAAAACCGCCAGGCGTTTCTTTCGCAAGTGCACCCGGTCCATAAGGGCTTGCAGAACGCTTTGTCGGTCTTTAGCTTCccgtctgtgttttttcttttggcGACTCGAGGGGTCCATAGCAAGAGTCGCTGAGAAGATAAAGGTTTGAATCTTGCGGCACTCACCGAGCGCGAACGCgttttcgtcgttttcgcGAGAGTTGCCTCGCCGCCTTTTCGTGTCggcgttcttcgccttcttcggagaAGGCTGCGCCTTGTAAATGGCGTCGAGGAGACCCTCCATCTCCTGGAAGCACCCTTCCTGCGTTAGCCTGTCCGCCTCATCGAGCACAAGGAAACGGAGTGTATGCAAGGAAGCCATGAACTCCTGACCGCGCTCGATACGGCCGCGGCGGTTGCCTTCTCCGTTCTGTGTGCCTCTGTCAGGGTGCCCCGCCCCGTTCGACTCCTCGCCTAAGACCGGCTCGTGGTCCACGATGCCATTATCTCCACCAAGGGCCAGCGAGCGAGACACACTGGTTTGGGCGTCCTGAATCACGGCGAAGAGACGTCCGGGTGTCCCGATGACGATTTGAGGCCTCACTTGACCTAGAAGTCGaagctgcttctgcagggCAAGGCCGCcgacgagacagacagccGCCAGCGGTGTATAGACACAGAGCGCCTCCAGGTGGCGCTGGACCTGAAGTGCAAGTTCTCGGCTTGGAACGACAATAAGACACTCTGGCCCATCGACTTTGCCGCCTACACTCTTTGGGCCTCCTGTTATGTTGCCAGCTCCCTTCCCCGCTTCCGAGCTAGCCTCTCCGCTGTCACTTGCTTCCTCCGGTTCTTGCTCGTCATCACTCGAGCTCGGCCACGCGTCGCCAGCTGCCTCGCCGCCACCTTCCACACGcatcttccgcttcttctttaGTGTCTTAGTTTTGTTTTTGTGCTCgatctctttctcgtttcgccGAAGCGCTTGCGCCAGCAAGTTGCAGACAATGGGCACCCCGTACGCAAGTGTCTTCCCGCTTCCCGTCTCCGCGGCGCCGACGATGTCCTTTCGATCTCGAAGAGCCGCGAGAAGCACAGAACGTTGAATGGGAGTTGGAGCGAAGAATCGACAGTCCTGCAGAGCGCGTAGCACGGCGGGGTGCAGGAGGTCTTCCGAGGACGAGTCGAGAGCAGACAGCCATGCAGGAAGAGCGGTTCGAAGCTCCGTGACAAACTGCCACTGCTCCGTCGCGTCATCCAGTGTACAGCGAGGCGGCATCCGGGAAGGGGGTGAGGCCGACGCAGCGTCGCCGCATGCGGTCGGGGAAGCATTTGACTGATACAGTGCTCTCGCCGGTGCTGAGGAGCGGTCAGAAGCTGTGGAATTCTTTCGAgtgtctgaagaagaagaacgaacacTCTTGCGGCTCTTGCTCTTGTGAGACGAAGCCGGATCCGCCGCTTCCTCGGAAGCCTTTACAGGCTCCCTCCCGTGTCCGGGGGTCTTGAAAGCGGACTTGACTGTAAAGTCACTGGACAAGGAATCTTGAGAGCTGTCCTTaaccttcttttttcctgttttccgcTGCTTCCCCTTCCCAGATACCACTCTGGCCACAGCCGACTCTGGGCTCTCTGCAACGCTGTCTAGGCTAAGGACTGAGGGGTCGAAAATAAGCGCTTCACCGCCATCCAGCTCTTCCAGTTCGGCCATCCCCTCCATCTGACACTCACGCAACGTCGCCGCATCCAACATCACTTGCTTCCAACGATCCccaccttttcttctcttcgtttgcgAGTGGACCTCGGCAGCCGATGGAGGGGCGGTGACACCGCGGGCCTCCCCGtcagtctctcctctttggcgcttcttcgccatTTCCTCTGAAGAATGTTCGAGCAGTTCGAAAGCAAACAATAAACAAAACTACACAAACGACTAAGGTGTTGAGTATTTTGCCGCTGGTCTCGCTTTCGAGCGCTGAGACCGAGGAGAATGGAGGAGCCTCATAAAAGAACAAACGACGCGAGCGTCACCCTTTCCTGACCGCACGGGAAGCCGAAACACAAGTCAAACGGGCTAGGTTCTTCGCATGGGGACAAGATGCCAAAAGGAAGTGTTACTACAGATTACTCCAGCGGCACAACGGGCAATGAAATGCGCTCCGCAGTCGGCAGCTCGATGTCGATACAGATGCACTCAGCATTTTCAAG
This Toxoplasma gondii ME49 chromosome VIII, whole genome shotgun sequence DNA region includes the following protein-coding sequences:
- a CDS encoding DEAD/DEAH box helicase domain-containing protein (encoded by transcript TGME49_270620), with amino-acid sequence MAKKRQRGETDGEARGVTAPPSAAEVHSQTKRRKGGDRWKQVMLDAATLRECQMEGMAELEELDGGEALIFDPSVLSLDSVAESPESAVARVVSGKGKQRKTGKKKVKDSSQDSLSSDFTVKSAFKTPGHGREPVKASEEAADPASSHKSKSRKSVRSSSSDTRKNSTASDRSSAPARALYQSNASPTACGDAASASPPSRMPPRCTLDDATEQWQFVTELRTALPAWLSALDSSSEDLLHPAVLRALQDCRFFAPTPIQRSVLLAALRDRKDIVGAAETGSGKTLAYGVPIVCNLLAQALRRNEKEIEHKNKTKTLKKKRKMRVEGGGEAAGDAWPSSSDDEQEPEEASDSGEASSEAGKGAGNITGGPKSVGGKVDGPECLIVVPSRELALQVQRHLEALCVYTPLAAVCLVGGLALQKQLRLLGQVRPQIVIGTPGRLFAVIQDAQTSVSRSLALGGDNGIVDHEPVLGEESNGAGHPDRGTQNGEGNRRGRIERGQEFMASLHTLRFLVLDEADRLTQEGCFQEMEGLLDAIYKAQPSPKKAKNADTKRRRGNSRENDENAFALGECRKIQTFIFSATLAMDPSSRQKKKHRREAKDRQSVLQALMDRVHLRKKRLAVFDLSIKDGDTTKLKQSLSHADDPDWKFGKAGHPPGEHNHAAGPLKLPDGLSITALKTAAGEEELYLVLFLLKLFVSAPANEPLKVMIFVNAISYVYRLDPILSLVLGRDKHQACQRGGSKGAPLAEVVGLHSNLQQKQRLKRVERFQSANRAVIVCTDVACRGLDLKQVKEVIHFQAPRSPSIFVHRSGRTARAQQSGETVCVLSPTQVTEWLQVLKPVQINVGELDPPACMHKSSRVYSQLTKVKRILAIATQIESAGHHKAKERRATSWLKKAAQAADIMLDSDISEDEEASARSAAQARTTSILRTELSQLVKSLKLL